In Aedes albopictus strain Foshan chromosome 3, AalbF5, whole genome shotgun sequence, the following are encoded in one genomic region:
- the LOC115254246 gene encoding splicing factor U2AF 50 kDa subunit, with translation MDRDRNRRRDRSRSRERRRSRSRGDRKRSRSRSPYRKGRSRRRKPSLYWDVPPPGFEHITPLQYKAMQAAGQIPANIVADTPQAAVPVVGSTITRQARRLYVGNIPFGVTEEEMMEFFNQQMHLSGLAQAAGNPVLACQINLDKNFAFLEFRSIDETTQAMAFDGINFKGQSLKIRRPHDYQPMPGMTDSAAVSVPEKFSGVISTVVPDSPHKIFIGGLPNYLNEDQVKELLLSFGQLKAFNLVKDAATGLSKGYAFAEYVEYSITDQAIAGLNGMQLGDKKLIVQRASVGAKNANVAAVAPVQIQVPGLSLVGSSGPPTEVLCLLNMVTPDELKDEEEYEDILEDIKEECNKYGVVRSVEIPRPIEGVDVPGCGKVFVEFNSIVDCQKAQQALTGRKFSDRVVVTSYFDPDKYHRREF, from the exons ATGG ATCGAGACCGCAACCGAAGGCGCGATAGGTCACGGTCTCGCGAGCGTCGTCGCAGTCGCAGCCGTGGCGACCGGAAACGCTCACGTTCCAGGTCTCCGTATCGCAAGGGCCGATCTCGCCGCAGGAAGCCTTCTCTGTACTGGGATGTCCCACCGCCAGGCTTCGAACACATTACCCCGCTACAGTATAAGGCCATGCAGGCGGCCGGGCAGATTCCGGCCAATATCGTTGCGGATACACCTCAAGCGGCCGTACCGGTGGTTGGTTCAACCATAACGCGACAGGCTCGGCGGTTGTACGTCGGAAACATTCCGTTCGGCGTTACCGAAGAGGAGATGATGGAGTTTTTCAACCAGCAGATGCATCTGTCCGGTTTGGCCCAGGCTGCCGGCAATCCGGTGCTGGCCTGTCAGATCAATTTGGATAAGAATTTTGCTTTCCTGGAGTTCCGATCGATTGATGAAACGACCCAAGCGATGGCCTTCGATGGCATCAACTTCAAGGGGCAGAGCTTGAAGATAAGGCGACCTCACGATTACCAGCCCATGCCTGGTATGACCGATTCGGCCGCAGTTTCTGTTCCAG AAAAATTCTCCGGCGTGATCAGCACGGTCGTGCCTGACTCCCCGCATAAGATCTTCATCGGTGGTTTGCCGAACTATTTGAACGAGGACCAG GTCAAGGAACTGCTACTCTCCTTCGGACAGCTGAAGGCCTTCAACTTGGTTAAGGATGCTGCAACTGGTTTGAGCAAAGGCTACGCTTTCGCCGAATACGTGGAGTACAGCATTACCGATCAG GCTATTGCAGGATTGAACGGTATGCAGCTGGGCGATAAAAAGCTCATTGTACAAAGGGCCAGCGTTGGAGCCAAGAATGCGAACGTTGCTGCTGTCGCACCGGTTCAGATTCAG GTGCCTGGTCTGTCGTTGGTCGGATCATCGGGACCACCGACGGAGGTGCTCTGTCTGTTGAACATGGTCACTCCGGACGAGCTGAAGGATGAGGAAGAATATGAAGATATTCTCGAGGATATTAAGGAGGAGTGCAACAAGTACGGCGTGGTCCGAAGCGTGGAGATTCCGCGTCCCATCGAGGGTGTTGACGTGCCCGGCTGCGGTAAGGTGTTCGTCGAGTTCAACTCCATTGTCGACTGTCAGAAAGCCCAGCAGGCCCTTACCGGCCGCAAGTTCAGCGATCGTGTGGTGGTTACCTCTTACTTCGACCCGGATAAGTACCATCGTCGTGAGTTTTAA